One Aegilops tauschii subsp. strangulata cultivar AL8/78 chromosome 7, Aet v6.0, whole genome shotgun sequence genomic window carries:
- the LOC109756045 gene encoding protein argonaute 4A-like, producing the protein MESHAQGSKGDSSKSPMPHGGGGDEPSKGDSKSPMPGDEPSKGDSTKSPMPHGSKGNEPSKPQMLPIRRPPEPGTRGRRITLLTNHFKVSGKPTHEFFYHYHVDLKYKDGHPVKGEGMRRKVMRQLHETYASFLADKQFAYDGETGLYTAGPLPFTTNVFDDVVVDASSGRIAATSGSHGGDGSPGPSDSKRMKPAVDSKIFKVDITFAAKVRMNISSQDALRVLDIILRQHSAKQNCLLVRQSFFRKDSRYVELGGGVRGCQGFYSSFRPTQSGLSLNVDLTTTMVVRPGPVIDFLLFNQDVKDPSRIDWRKAKRALNKLRIETIHTKAEFTITGLSEKNCNELTFPQKQKDGNTVDVTVYDHFMNRWSMKMEKSANLPCLIAGKAKHPTYLPLEVCVLLPLQRYKKSLSTLQRSKLVEGSRQRPDQRMLSLSGALRANNYNSDPMLRECGISIDPEFTQVEGRVLQAPQLNSADGRELHTPNGRWNFNNDRFIQPIKVKMWGVVNFSARCNVEDLVRRLIQSGAKKGIEMAECGVVIEERHQMRREPPTKRVEAMFQQIKAKLTRKPDFLFLLCVLPEKNSDIYGPWKRECLVEHGIFTQCLVPPPNIKDQYLTNVLLKINAKLGGLNSLLKKETTRAIPHVSRVPTIIFGMDVSHGSPGRNVPSVAAVVSSLKWPIMSKYRASVCTQSPRLEMIDTLFKPVGDDDHGLIKDSLVDFLRNNNGQRPEQIIIFRDGVSESQFNQALNEELAQIMEACKFFGGKHFNGNWFPKFTLIVAQMNHHTRFFLQNGQRPDQVNNVPPGTVVDRGICHPSNYDFYMCAHAGMIGTTRPTHYHVLHDEIGFSADELEELVHSLSYAYQRSTTAISVVAPIFYAHLAAGQVAKFTRLDDMSETSSQAEAAPVPELPRLHRNIASSMFFC; encoded by the exons ATGGAGTCGCATGCTCAGGGCAGCAAGGGTGATTCCAGCAAGTCACCAATGCCGCACGGTGGCGGGGGTGATGAACCCAGCAAGGGTGATTCCAAGTCACCAATGCCGGGCGATGAACCCAGCAAGGGTGATTCCACCAAGTCACCAATGCCGCACGGCAGCAAGGGCAATGAACCCAGCAAGCCTCAGATGCTTCCCATCAGAAGGCCACCCGAGCCCGGCACAAGGGGGCGGCGCATAACACTGCTCACCAACCACTTCAAAGTCTCCGGGAAGCCAACGCATGAATTCTTTTACCACTACCAC GTGGATCTCAAGTACAAAGACGGTCATCCCGTGAAGGGAGAAGGCATGAGGAGGAAAGTGATGAGGCAGCTCCACGAGACCTATGCCTCTTTTCTTGCAGACAAGCAGTTCGCCTACGATGGCGAGACGGGCCTCTACACCGCTGGGCCTCTTCCTTTTACCACCAATGTGTTTGATGATGTCGTGGTCGATGCTTCATCCGGAAG GATTGCAGCAACGAGCGGGAGCCATGGAGGAGATGGCAGCCCGGGGCCAAGTGACAGCAAGAGAATGAAACCGGCAGTAGACTCCAAAATTTTCAAGGTGGACATAACCTTCGCGGCAAAGGTTCGGATGAACATATCCTCGCAGGATGCTCTTCGGGTTCTCGACATCATTCTGAGGCAGCACTCTGCAAAACA GAATTGCCTTTTAGTCCGACAGTCTTTTTTCCGTAAAGATTCCCGTTATGTGGAGTTGGGTGGCGGTGTTCGCGGTTGTCAGGGTTTTTATTCTAGCTTTCGACCCACTCAAAGTGGGCTCTCACTCAATGTTG ATTTAACCACCACGATGGTAGTGAGACCCGGGCCTGTAATTGACTTTCTACTCTTCAACCAGGATGTGAAGGACCCTTCCAGAATTGACTGGCGCAAA GCCAAACGGGCACTGAACAAATTAAGGATCGAGACCATTCACACCAAGGCAGAATTTACGATTACTGGATTGTCCGAAAAGAATTGCAATGAGCTGAC TTTCCCACAAAAGCAAAAAGATGGCAACACTGTGGATGTAACTGTCTATGATCACTTCATGAATCGTTGGTCTATGAAGATGGAAAAGTCTGCTAATTTGCCCTGTCTAATTGCGGGGAAGGCAAAGCACCCAACATACCTACCGCTGGAG GTTTGCGTCCTACTGCCATTACAAAGGTATAAGAAGTCACTGTCAACGTTGCAAAGGTCAAAGCTGGTGGAGGGATCCAGGCAGAGGCCGGATCAAAGGATGTTGAGCTTGTCTGGT GCGTTGCGTGCCAATAATTATAATTCTGATCCAATGCTGAGGGAGTGCGGCATCTCGATAGATCCAGAGTTTACTCAAGTCGAGGGTAGAGTCCTTCAAGCACCACAG TTAAACTCTGCAGATGGTAGAGAACTTCATACACCTAATGGGAGGTGGAACTTCAATAATGAC AGGTTCATTCAACCCATAAAAGTGAAGATGTGGGGAGTTGTTAATTTTTCTGCACGATGTAATGTTGAAGATCTTGTCAGGCGCCTTATCCAGTCTGGTGCCAAGAAGGGAATT GAAATGGCCGAATGTGGCGTTGTAATTGAGGAGAGGCATCAAATGAGACGGGAGCCTCCGACGAAAAGGGTGGAGGCTATGTTTCAGCAGATTAAAGCAAAGTTAACACGAAAACCAGACTTTCTCTTTCTCCTGTGTGTTCTTCCTGAGAAGAACAGTGACATTTATG GACCGTGGAAGCGCGAATGCCTTGTGGAGCATGGTATCTTTACACAATGCTTGGTTCCTCCTCCCAATATCAAAGATCAGTACCTTACAAATGTGCTGCTAAAGATAAATGCCAAG CTGGGCGGGTTGAATTCATTGCTAAAAAAGGAAACAACCCGTGCTATTCCTCACGTGTCGAGGGTACCAACCATCATCTTTGGTATGGATGTTTCCCATGGTTCACCAGGACGAAACGTGCCATCGGTTGCTGCA GTGGTTAGTTCATTGAAGTGGCCAATCATGTCAAAGTACAGAGCGTCTGTGTGCACTCAGTCACCCAGGCTGGAAATGATTGATACCTTGTTTAAGCCAGTTGGAGATGATGATCATGGCCTCATTAA GGATTCACTAGTTGACTTCCTCAGAAACAACAATGGTCAGAGGCCGGAACAAATTATCATTTTCAG GGACGGCGTTAGTGAGAGCCAGTTCAATCAGGCACTGAACGAGGAGCTAGCTCAGATCATGGAG GCATGCAAGTTTTTTGGTGGCAAGCATTTTAATGGCAACTGGTTCCCCAAGTTCACATTGATAGTTGCACAGATGAATCATCACACGAGATTTTTCCTGCAAAATGGACAGAGACCTGATCAAGTGAATAATGTCCCCCC AGGTACTGTGGTTGATAGAGGCATCTGCCATCCCAGTAACTATGATTTCTACATGTGTGCTCACGCTGGCATGATT GGTACTACAAGGCCAACGCACTACCATGTGCTCCACGACGAGATAGGCTTCTCTGCTGATGAGCTGGAGGAGCTCGTGCACTCCCTATCCTATGC GTACCAGAGGAGCACCACAGCAATCTCAGTAG TTGCTCCCATATTCTACGCACACCTTGCGGCGGGCCAGGTGGCCAAGTTCACCAGGCTCGATGACATGTCGGAGACGTCGTCCCAGGCTGAGGCTGCCCCGGTGCCGGAGCTGCCTCGTCTGCATCGCAACATAGCGTCATCGATGTTCTTCTGCTGA